The Mycoplasmopsis caviae sequence TAATCTTCTTAGCCCCGTGTGCCTTGAGTGTATCTACTGCCTTTAATATTGTTCCACCAGTATCAATAATGTCATCAATAATAACTGCATTATGACCTTTAATATCCCCAATAAGTCCTAAAACTTCAGTTTGGTTTGTGCCAATACGACGCTTGTCAATAATACAGATTTTTACGTCATTAGAAATTAATTCAGCTAGTTTTCTAGCTCTAATTGTTCCACCATGGTCAGGTGAAACAACTGTAAATGATTCATGAGTGTCTCTTATAGCTCTTGCTAAAGTATAAGCACCACGTAGATCATCAATAGGAATGTTAAAGAAACCTTGAATAGCTGGATTATGTAAGTCGACAGCAATAATTTTGTCAGCTCCTGCAGCTTGAATTAAGTCAGCTACTAATTTAGCTCCAATCGGTTGGCGGCCGCTTGCCTTACGATCTTGACGTGCATAACCATAGTAACTAAGTGCAACAGTTATACTCTTAGCACTAGCTCTCTTAAGTGAGTCAATAAATAAGAATAACTCCATTAAGTTTTCATTAACAGGTCTTGATGTTGAAGCAATAATAAAAACATCTTTTTCTCTAACTGTTTTATCACTTACCAACATTACTTCACCATCAGCAAATCTTGTTTTAGTAATTGATGTTAAAGGAACTTTAATAATTTTTGATATTTTTTCAGCTAAAATTTGACAATTTGGCATACCAAAAAGCATTACATTCTTTTTGTCCATTGAATAATTCTCCTTAAAGTTAATTTTTATATTATTAATTTTATCCCAAAATTTAACCAAATATAACCCATTGATAAATTAGAGTTTAGTTTTTCACTAAATTTTATTTTTAAAACAATAAAAGAAGTTTATTAACTAATATATTAAGTTCAGTGTTATGTTTTAGTCCAACATCTCTAAAATCCTTTAACATAAAAATTATTCTTATATAATAATAATCATGGAAAAAAATATGTTCAATTCACTTAGTGAAATTAAAAAAACCTATGACAATTTAGTTAAAAAACTTGATGAGCCAGATGTTATAAATAATATTAAAGAATATACAAAAATTAGCAAAGAAGTTAATAAAATTAAGGATATTGCTCAAACTTTTAATAAATATTTAAACCTACAAAATGACTACAATGATGCCAAGGAAATGATTAATTCTAAAAATGAGGAAGAAGTCTTGTTTGCCAAAAGTATTATTGAAGAAAACGAAGTTAAATTAAGCAATCTTGAAGAAGAATTAAAAATTTTAATTCTTCCAAAAGATGAAAATGATGACAAAAATGTCATCATTGAAATCCGTGGTGCAGCAGGTGGAGACGAAGCAAACATTTTTGCTGGAGATCTATTTAAAATGTACACAAAGTTTACAGAAGATTTAGACTTTAAAGTTAAAATTATTTCTTCTTCAGCTGCTAGTGTTGGTGGTTTTAGTCAAATTGTTTTTAGTGTTAAAGGCGATAAAGCATACTCTAAATTAAAATTTGAAAGTGGTGTACATAGAGTTCAAAGAGTTCCCGTAACTGAAAGTTCGGGTCGTATTCACACTTCAACAGCAACTGTTACAGTTATGCCAGAAATTGATGATAGTGTTGATATTGATATTAGGCCACAAGATTTACAAATTGATACATACCGCTCATCTGGAGCTGGTGGGCAATCAGTTAATACAACTGACTCAGCCGTGCGAATAACACACTTACCAACTGGAATTGTTGTTTCTTCTCAGGATGAAAGAAGTCAAATTGCTAATAGAGAAACTGCGCTAACAGTTCTTAAAAGTAAGCTTTATGATTTAGAAATTCAAAAGAAACAACAAGAAGAAGCGGGATATAGAAAACTCGCAGGTCATGGTGATCGAAGTGAAAAAATAAGAACATATAACTATCCTCAGGATAGGGTTACTGACCACAGAATTGGTTATTCAACAAGCTTAAAACAAGTAATGGAAGGAAAACTTCTTTCAATTATAGAAGCATTACTAACAGAAGAGCAAAATCAAAAAATTAAGGAAAGTGGCCTATAAAATGAATAGGGAAGAAGCTTTAATTTTAGAAAAAAAACGTTATGGTTTAGAGCCAAAAATAAGCGAACAAGAATATGAATTATTAAAGCAAAATTATCCTATCCAATTAATAATGGGATATGTAGAATATCTAAACACACGAATTAATTTAAGAAGAAAAGTTTTAATTCCTCGTTATGAAACTGAGGAATTAGTTGATATTTTTCTCAAAGAGTTTGCAAAAGAAAACCAAGAAATTTTAGATCTTTGTTGTGGTTCTGGTTTTATTGGTTTAGCTATTAAGAAAAACCTACCTTCGGCAAGGGTTAGTCTTGTTGATATCAGTGAAGAAGCAATCAAACAAACCATTGAGAATTCAATAGTAAATTTTGGTTTTAATCATGATTTAAAAATTTACCAAAGTGACCTTTTTACAACTGTTAAGGAAAAATTTGACATTATAATTTCAAATCCGCCTTATCTTGACATTAAAGACCAAAGTATTGATTTAGTTGCACTAGGTTTTGAACCAGAAAGCGCATTATTTGCACCACAAGAAGGTTGATATTTTTATGATAAAATCTTGAAACAATACAAGAATTATTTAAAGAAAAAAGGTTGGTTAATTCTAGAAATTAATCCACAACACATTGACAAGTGAAAACAAATTGAAGGAGCAATAATTAGAAAAGACATTAATGGTAAATATAGATTTGTATTTATTCAAAATGTTTAATTTAATTTATAATTAATATCATGGACAGAAATAAAATTAAAGATATTGTTGTTGCTAGATTAGAAAAAATTTCTAAGAAAAAAATAACACCAGAATCATCATTGGAAGAGTTAAAGATTGACTCACTTTCATTGGCTGAATTAATTTATGAAACAGAACTCGAATTTAAAATAAGAATTGAAGACGAAGCATTATTAAAAATAAAAACAGTAAACAATGTTATTGATACAATTTTAAATGCTAAGAAAAATTAATTATTGTGTATAATTAATTTTAGCTTATTTATAGGAGTATAGTTCAATGGTAGAACAACGGGCTTCAACCCCGTGTGTTGTGGGTTCGAGTCCTGCTACTCCTGCCATATCACTAATGACCAAGGCAACATTGTGTTGCTTTTTTTATACAAAAATGAAGCCGTTTTGGCTTCATTGCTAATTATTAACTACCATTAATTTGAATTTCAGTTGTTTCTTTTGTTCCCTTAATGCGGATAGAAACAGTGAGAACATTGTCCTTTCGCTTAGCTGAATAAATATAAATATTATTAACAATTTCTTTCTTAAATTCTTCATCAATAATAGAATTATGTATTACTATATATTCTTTAAATTTATCAAAGAATTCTTTCTCTCTAACAATTGTATTAATTGATCACTCATCTGTTTTATCTTTTACTAAATCAAATAATTCTTTTTGTTTGTCATTTTTTATACTAATGTATCCGCCTAATGAATACATATGTATTTCATTCATCTTTTTAATAATAGGATTAATTAAACCAAAGGCTTCTGATTTTAATTGCTGTGCATCAAAGTTTACTATGTATGGTGCTCAGAAACCTAGAACTTCTCTCATTTTTGTATCAATAATATATGAAATTAAGTATTCTCTTTGTCATCTTTGAGGTTTAAATAAAAATCTTTTTCCTTTATCAGTTGTCTTATTATAATCAACCTCAATTATATTGTTAATTGAAACATCATCTAATGCTTCATCTAGAATTCTGCCATCTTTGAGTTTTAGCACACCATTTGTTCGTAATTCTTCATTAAATTTTTGAAGATGTCTATTGCTTGTGAATTTAATTAAATCTAGTATTTTGCTATTAAAGGCAGAACTATTAACATTAACCTTAACTATTTCACTGAAATTTCTTAGTGAAATTTCCACTTTTGATGTCTCTTCATTGTAGTAGAAACCCTCAATTATGTTAGTTCAAAAATTATTATAGTTTTTAACTATTAATATTTTTTTCAAATATGTTTCTATAAATGAGACAGCTTTTTTATGCATTGAACCCTTAAACCCACCATTAGACACTAATAAATTGTAGAATTCAAGTTTATCTTTGTTTGTTGATAATGCTTCATTGTAGCCAAATTTTGTAACTAAATCTATGAGTTTTTGTTCATTATCTTTTGAAACTTCAATTTGAGCATCCTTCAATTGATTACTTATATTAGCAGATTCGCTAATATGTTTCTTTATTATTTCTGAATCATGATGATAATTAAATTCAAATTCATTTACAACCAATCATTCTTTGGTTTCGATCAAATACATTTCAGCTTGCAATTTAACTTTTGATTGGTATGAATCAATGTTAGTAAACTCTTTAATTGTGTATTTGAATAATGCTTGATCTCTTTCAATTGTATTAGTGTTTATTGCTTGGTATGCTTGATTCTCGTATGCTTTTATAAAGCTAATAAATTGAGAACTTAACTTACCATTTAAATAATCGTTAATGTTATTGACCATCACAATATCATTTTTACTAAACTTATCTGTTTCAAATGAAATGAAATCATCAAGTTTAAAATCTCTAATTTGTTTAGTTGAATTTTTTGTTTCATCCTTAATAAGGTCGTAAATGTTGAAATTATTAATTATATTTGCTTCAAGGTTTGTCTTAAAATCATCTGTTTTAACATAATTTTTAATTTTTTCATCATTTGTAGGGTGAATGTATTTTTCATTGTTTTCAGTTTCTAATAATTCTTTATATGTTTGTTTAGCAAAATCTAAATCAAAACCATTAAATTCTGGTTTGTAATTATCATAACCATCAATAACTAAACTAATATTGATATTATTTTTTACCTGATTAATTCTAAAAACAACATTAGGAACCATTGATGAATAATCGCTTTCCTTTGCGAGTTCTGAATTAAGGGCATTAATATCTCAATTTTTAGCATAGTAATCATGCAATTTTGCTAATGCTTCTTTGTTTGAAAATTCAATTGGAAAATAATTAACTGTTGAATTAATTGATGAACCATTTTTTCAATTAACAATCAAATCAATTATACTACTATAAAAATCTTCATAATTGCTCTCTGGGTTGATTACTATGTTCATTGACTTGTTTAGCTGTTCAACTAATTCAATTAATGAATCAATTTCATTAAAACCATCATATTTTAGTGTTCTAACTTTACTGAAAACTTGTTGTAAGTTTCCATTATTATCGTATTTGTTATAGTTAATTGTTACATCTATTTCAAAGGAAGTCTTGTCCAAGCGATAGTTAACAATATTTAAATAAATGTTGCTTTCATTAACATCATTCCATGTTTTCTTTAATTCTTCAAGTGCTTTCTTTTTGCGTTCGACACCAAAAAAATCTAATTTTTGCATTGTTGAATTAGTATATTCATCAACTTCATTTTTAACTAAATAGTTTAAGACTTTAAAAGCGTGAAATTGTTTTAATCCATAAGGAAGATCAAAGTTATAACTATCAATTAATTTGTCAAGATGCTCTTTTTCATTATTTGAACTTTGTGCTAAGTCAATTTCTTTTTTAAATGATTTGTTTGAAATTAAACCTTTACCATCATAATTAGCATATAGTTTAAATTCTACTTCTGCTTTATTCCCATTAATTTTGTAACCAACCAAGACAAACTTAGTGTCTTGATATGCGTTAAATTCTTCAAGGTTTTCAAGTTTCTTGTAACTATTAAATGAAGTGGTAGATGTT is a genomic window containing:
- a CDS encoding ribose-phosphate pyrophosphokinase yields the protein MDKKNVMLFGMPNCQILAEKISKIIKVPLTSITKTRFADGEVMLVSDKTVREKDVFIIASTSRPVNENLMELFLFIDSLKRASAKSITVALSYYGYARQDRKASGRQPIGAKLVADLIQAAGADKIIAVDLHNPAIQGFFNIPIDDLRGAYTLARAIRDTHESFTVVSPDHGGTIRARKLAELISNDVKICIIDKRRIGTNQTEVLGLIGDIKGHNAVIIDDIIDTGGTILKAVDTLKAHGAKKIIVAATHGIFTKGFEVFENNPNVYKVIITDSIENAELRDGKFKKLEVVSLDIFLANVIESSISGKSISGLYQQFAKEIASNK
- the prfA gene encoding peptide chain release factor 1, with the translated sequence MEKNMFNSLSEIKKTYDNLVKKLDEPDVINNIKEYTKISKEVNKIKDIAQTFNKYLNLQNDYNDAKEMINSKNEEEVLFAKSIIEENEVKLSNLEEELKILILPKDENDDKNVIIEIRGAAGGDEANIFAGDLFKMYTKFTEDLDFKVKIISSSAASVGGFSQIVFSVKGDKAYSKLKFESGVHRVQRVPVTESSGRIHTSTATVTVMPEIDDSVDIDIRPQDLQIDTYRSSGAGGQSVNTTDSAVRITHLPTGIVVSSQDERSQIANRETALTVLKSKLYDLEIQKKQQEEAGYRKLAGHGDRSEKIRTYNYPQDRVTDHRIGYSTSLKQVMEGKLLSIIEALLTEEQNQKIKESGL
- the prmC gene encoding peptide chain release factor N(5)-glutamine methyltransferase is translated as MNREEALILEKKRYGLEPKISEQEYELLKQNYPIQLIMGYVEYLNTRINLRRKVLIPRYETEELVDIFLKEFAKENQEILDLCCGSGFIGLAIKKNLPSARVSLVDISEEAIKQTIENSIVNFGFNHDLKIYQSDLFTTVKEKFDIIISNPPYLDIKDQSIDLVALGFEPESALFAPQEGWYFYDKILKQYKNYLKKKGWLILEINPQHIDKWKQIEGAIIRKDINGKYRFVFIQNV
- a CDS encoding acyl carrier protein, which encodes MDRNKIKDIVVARLEKISKKKITPESSLEELKIDSLSLAELIYETELEFKIRIEDEALLKIKTVNNVIDTILNAKKN